A region of the Cucurbita pepo subsp. pepo cultivar mu-cu-16 chromosome LG14, ASM280686v2, whole genome shotgun sequence genome:
CTCCACAAGTTTTATGGCGTGGATTGGAGGAAGCAACTGGTGGAGTTTAGACTTAAGAATCCTGATGCCTTCATTTTGGACTCGCCGGATTCGATTGAGAGACTTCATAACCGGATTTCGATGCTTCAGGTTGTCTCCGAGTTGAAGATTGATAATCCGGATGAAACGTTTGGGATCCCTAAGCAGATTGTGATTTACGACAAGGAGACTTTGTTTGATCGGCAGGCTTGGGAGGGTTTGAAGTTCCCTGTCATTGCCAAGCCGTTGGTTGCTGATGGAAGCGCTAAATCTCACAAAATGGCGCTCGTATTCAACCATGATTGTTTGAACAAGCTCAAGCCTCCGATTGTCTTGCAGGAGTTCGTGAATCACGGGGGCATTATCTTTAAGGTTTACGTTGTTGGACAGTATGTGAAATGTGTGAAGCGAAAATCTCTCCCTGACGAGCCAGAAGTGAAGTTGGGGAATGTAGAGGGATTGTTATCATTTTCGCAGGTCTCGAATATGACACCTCGTGAGAAAATTGACGATAAGTACTACAAGATGATGCAGCTTGATGATACAGAGATGCCACCGTTGAGTTTCCTCACCGACATCGCCGGAGGGTTGCGGCGCTCCATGAACTTGAATCTTTTTAACTTCGACGTGATTCGAGACTCGAACATTGGGAATCGGTACCTTATAATTGACATTAACTATTTCCCTGGGTATGCCAAAATGCCGGGTTATGAAGAGATCTTGACGGATTTTTTCTGTGATTTAGCGCAGAAGAAAGAGGCAATGAACAGTCCTAACAACAAGGATATTGAGGACAAGATTGGTTCCGATCAGCATGGCCCGATGCAGAGTGTTGATCAAGAAATAACAAAGATTTCCATTGATGAGGATGTTGGAGGTCAATCAGTTGACAGTGGAAAGAAAGAATCCCCTGTTCAAGATTGACCATTATTTTGGAAACCCTTCATTCTCAAGCTTGTTTGTGATCTGAAGTCAGCTTGAATTCGCTCCATTCTGGACTCAAGTGAGTTGTTCTACACATTCCTCTAGATAGCCATTGATACTGAAATGAAAAAGGGATATTTTCCTGTTTTTCAATTAGTCTTTAACTGCATGACTAGATTTCATTTGTGTCCAGTGTTATCATGTATATTCCATCCTAACGTTACCACTGGAGATAGATCTGAAATACCCTACTACTGATGAGATATATGGAGGTCAAATTGTATCTTGAGGCTTTAGCTTTTTCTCATGGATCTTGAATCTTTTAGTGAATTCAATTACTGATTTTTTTGCCCCCCCAGAAAACTTCTAGTATCATTTTATCTTCTGTGTTTGGTATAGTGTTGTAATGAGAATGCACTGGTGTTGTAGACATATAAGACATCCTTCCAAACTAATTGTAGAACTTTGCTTGTGTTCTGAATCCATGAAACTTCTTTAAGATCTGCCAAGGGAATGAAGtaagaataataattgtaGCTCGTTTTGTTTTCGTTTATGATATACGGAACGGGTGAATATGGTTTTTAGGTCCTGAATCTGATTTTGTGTGAAGCTTAGAAATTATGATAATCTTGTGTGTAaatatgagatcccacttcgGTTGGAGTcgtttggagaggagaatgcaAAACCCTTTAATTTGAGAGGGgtacgaagcattctttaccaggatgtggaaacttttctctagtagacatgttttgagaggggaaaaaatcattggtgtagaaacctctctctagtagagtagacgtattttaaaattgtgaggttgatggtggtatgtaacggcccaaaattgacaatatctactagttagtggtgggcttgagccgttaccgTGTCTTTTCTTCACTTTGCTTGTGATTCCTTTCTCCAAATGGGTTCTTTTGGATTAGGATTTTGGTTTAGAACTTGAAATAGATAGACAGAATGGATCTATATATCATTTCTCTCTTGATTTAGTTCTCTCTTGTGGCTTTGTGGAAGTACCTGGATGTTCTTGAAACAAGTTACTGATGTGAGAATCGCCATTGTTCCCTTCGATGGACGATTCTTGAAAAGCTTGGCTGtgttcttatttattatattaccACACACAAGCACAGGTTATATTGTTAACAATTGTGTGAGAACTGGT
Encoded here:
- the LOC111809705 gene encoding inositol-tetrakisphosphate 1-kinase 1-like; the encoded protein is MAERRFCIGYALAPKKRQSFIQDSLVNLSASRGVDLVRIDTERPLLDQGPFDCILHKFYGVDWRKQLVEFRLKNPDAFILDSPDSIERLHNRISMLQVVSELKIDNPDETFGIPKQIVIYDKETLFDRQAWEGLKFPVIAKPLVADGSAKSHKMALVFNHDCLNKLKPPIVLQEFVNHGGIIFKVYVVGQYVKCVKRKSLPDEPEVKLGNVEGLLSFSQVSNMTPREKIDDKYYKMMQLDDTEMPPLSFLTDIAGGLRRSMNLNLFNFDVIRDSNIGNRYLIIDINYFPGYAKMPGYEEILTDFFCDLAQKKEAMNSPNNKDIEDKIGSDQHGPMQSVDQEITKISIDEDVGGQSVDSGKKESPVQD